The following coding sequences lie in one Streptomyces dengpaensis genomic window:
- a CDS encoding DNA/RNA helicase domain-containing protein, with translation MTPAALAKKHVEEKQEVMREYMLRTRPGGVKGADHDALCDLLEVDDPSRVIFEQGRGRQAVVRVFPVNPLAKMRAITLEDLQLDENGCIRIGSYYDGEPLRMRVHDPETGNAQRIIIFGTTGAGKSRALQAFLAACKRNGIVVHLADLKGGQSVPEAKGNVATHVRTLKEAMGLLRAAVAKAEERFNRYADMGRSGFLINNPDPLEYVVIDEANRLLEKGSPFRAEAARLIKEIGRTGRSVGIGIVLAAQAGHLDELGGSDTLRAMLKEGEVILLRWSSQMMASLVGDGLLPTGENLQPIPKILGAARRIQRWGAPVDRSKEKPNSQGMCYHLTSARPTSVARFFLVGSLSPHEGFDPVIRQLYGSAPPPGKPLKLIYPPPKDGKGGQAAEDSDGLEYGEGDEGEPESLPAMPKTLKERILAALDSGPLSEADLLAALDEDGGKDAKRGSVRTTVSTLRGEEKLAPKDASGLISLPM, from the coding sequence GTGACCCCGGCAGCCCTCGCGAAGAAGCACGTTGAGGAAAAGCAGGAGGTGATGCGCGAGTACATGCTGCGCACCAGGCCGGGCGGCGTGAAGGGCGCCGACCATGACGCCCTGTGCGACCTCCTGGAGGTCGACGACCCCAGCCGCGTGATCTTCGAGCAGGGGCGGGGCCGCCAGGCCGTCGTCCGCGTCTTCCCCGTGAACCCGCTCGCGAAGATGCGCGCGATCACCCTCGAAGACCTTCAGCTGGACGAGAACGGCTGCATCCGTATCGGCTCGTACTACGACGGCGAGCCGCTGCGGATGCGGGTGCACGACCCCGAGACCGGCAACGCGCAGCGCATCATCATCTTCGGCACGACCGGCGCCGGTAAGAGCCGTGCCCTTCAGGCGTTCCTCGCCGCGTGCAAGCGCAACGGGATCGTCGTGCACCTCGCCGACCTCAAGGGCGGGCAGTCCGTACCCGAGGCGAAGGGCAACGTCGCCACGCACGTACGGACACTCAAAGAGGCCATGGGCCTGCTGCGGGCCGCCGTCGCGAAGGCCGAAGAGCGGTTCAACCGGTACGCCGACATGGGCCGCTCGGGCTTCCTGATCAACAACCCGGACCCGCTCGAGTACGTCGTCATCGACGAAGCCAACCGCCTGCTCGAAAAGGGCAGCCCGTTCCGGGCCGAGGCGGCACGGCTGATCAAGGAAATCGGTCGGACCGGGCGCAGCGTCGGCATCGGCATCGTGCTCGCGGCGCAGGCCGGGCACCTTGACGAACTCGGTGGCAGCGACACATTGAGGGCCATGTTGAAGGAAGGCGAGGTCATCCTTCTCAGGTGGAGCTCGCAGATGATGGCCTCGCTCGTTGGCGACGGCCTGCTGCCGACCGGTGAAAACCTTCAGCCCATCCCGAAGATCCTCGGTGCCGCCCGTCGTATTCAGCGATGGGGAGCGCCCGTTGACCGCAGCAAGGAGAAGCCGAACAGCCAGGGCATGTGCTACCACCTGACGTCGGCCCGGCCGACGTCGGTGGCGCGCTTCTTCCTCGTCGGCTCGCTCTCGCCGCACGAGGGGTTCGACCCGGTGATCCGGCAGCTCTACGGGTCCGCGCCGCCCCCGGGCAAGCCCCTGAAGCTGATCTACCCGCCGCCCAAGGACGGCAAGGGCGGCCAGGCGGCGGAGGACAGCGACGGCCTGGAGTACGGCGAGGGCGACGAAGGCGAGCCCGAGTCGCTGCCGGCGATGCCGAAGACGCTCAAGGAACGGATCCTCGCGGCGCTTGACTCTGGCCCCCTGTCCGAGGCAGACCTCCTTGCCGCCCTCGATGAGGACGGCGGGAAGGACGCGAAGCGCGGCTCCGTGCGCACCACGGTCAGC